From the Chloroflexus aurantiacus J-10-fl genome, one window contains:
- the epsC gene encoding serine O-acetyltransferase EpsC gives MRMSHALCVLRDDIRAIFRNDPAARNLAEVLLYPGLHAIILHRLAHALYRRNIPFIPRLISQISRFLTGIEIHPGARIGRGFFIDHGMGVVIGETTEIGDWVMLYQGVTLGGTGKQTGKRHPTVEDEVVIGVGAIVLGAITIGKGARIGGGAVVVKDVPPHSTAVGVPARIVARRDPVTGLSRRVEQLPDPEGEMLRGLHDKVLELELRIADLEAATHVHHEEHRLKYDALPDQLWQTLLNDSSSVEEEYNQGAGI, from the coding sequence ATGCGTATGTCACATGCACTGTGTGTATTGCGCGATGATATTCGCGCCATTTTTCGCAATGATCCCGCTGCCCGTAATCTGGCCGAGGTATTGCTGTATCCTGGACTGCATGCCATTATTCTGCACCGCCTGGCCCATGCCCTCTACCGGCGCAATATCCCTTTCATTCCGCGCCTGATTTCGCAGATAAGCCGTTTTCTCACCGGGATTGAAATTCATCCCGGTGCCCGCATTGGTCGCGGATTTTTCATCGATCACGGCATGGGAGTAGTGATTGGCGAAACAACCGAGATCGGCGATTGGGTGATGCTCTATCAAGGGGTGACGTTGGGGGGAACCGGGAAGCAAACCGGTAAGCGCCACCCAACGGTTGAGGACGAGGTGGTTATTGGCGTCGGGGCGATTGTGCTGGGCGCTATCACGATTGGCAAAGGTGCCCGTATCGGTGGCGGTGCCGTTGTGGTCAAAGATGTGCCACCGCACTCGACCGCCGTGGGAGTGCCGGCACGGATCGTGGCTCGCCGCGATCCGGTAACCGGTCTGTCGCGCCGGGTTGAGCAATTGCCCGACCCCGAAGGCGAGATGCTGCGCGGTTTGCACGATAAGGTGCTGGAACTCGAACTGCGGATCGCCGATCTGGAGGCAGCTACCCATGTTCATCACGAAGAGCATCGCCTCAAATACGACGCATTGCCCGATCAGCTCTGGCAAACGCTCTTGAATGACTCATCGTCGGTTGAAGAAGAGTATAATCAAGGTGCCGGTATCTGA
- a CDS encoding FmdB family zinc ribbon protein, producing MPTYVYACDACGKQFEQFQSFKDEPLTVCLCGQAGRVRRVIQPAGIVFKGSGWYITDSRGSSSGSVTSSDAGKDNKSDTKSDTGDD from the coding sequence ATGCCGACCTACGTGTACGCCTGCGATGCGTGTGGCAAACAGTTTGAACAATTCCAGAGCTTCAAAGACGAACCACTGACCGTCTGTCTCTGTGGTCAGGCCGGCCGGGTACGCCGGGTCATTCAACCGGCAGGGATTGTCTTTAAGGGTTCGGGATGGTATATTACCGACAGCCGTGGTTCCAGCAGTGGCTCGGTGACGAGTAGCGACGCCGGCAAGGACAACAAGAGTGATACCAAGAGTGACACCGGTGACGATTAG
- a CDS encoding methylmalonyl-CoA mutase family protein has product MMSDIEQLAAAHEQWEQQCLWPALRRTPERSGPFMTTSSAPIERLYTPLDLTRDGETLTDHFLRNIAYPGQYPFTRGIHPTGYRGKLWTMRMFAGFGSAEETNARFKYLLEQGQTGLSIAFDMPTLYGRDTDHPLVEGEFGKCGVAVSSLADMEILLADLPLDQVSTSMTINSPAAMIWAMYLVVAEKRGIPWSQLRGTIQNDILKEYIAQNEYIFPPEPSMRLVVDTIEFAARHVPQWNPISVSGYHIREAGSTAVQELAFTLADGFAYVEAALERGLDIDEFAPRISFFFNAHNDFFEEIAKYRAARRIWARAMRERYGAKNERSWWLRFHTQTAGCSLTAQQPEINIVRTAIQALAAVLGGTQSLHTNSMDEALALPSEKAVTIALRTQQIIAYESGVANTVDPLGGSYFVEALTDRMEREAQQIFDAINAQGGVIAAIRNGYYHREIADAAYRYQQEIDRGERIIVGVNAFQDDEPLTIPILQMDPEGEKRHLERLNRVRRERDQALVARRLAELRAAAQGNENMMPAILDCVRAYCTLGEMCDVLREVFGVYQQDSVIV; this is encoded by the coding sequence ATGATGTCTGACATCGAGCAGCTCGCTGCCGCCCACGAACAATGGGAACAGCAGTGCCTCTGGCCAGCCCTGCGCCGCACGCCTGAACGTTCTGGCCCCTTTATGACGACCAGTAGTGCACCAATTGAGCGTCTCTACACCCCGCTTGATCTCACTCGTGATGGCGAAACCCTGACCGACCACTTCCTGCGCAACATCGCCTACCCCGGTCAGTATCCGTTCACGCGCGGCATTCATCCGACCGGCTATCGCGGCAAATTGTGGACGATGCGCATGTTTGCCGGCTTCGGTAGCGCCGAGGAGACAAATGCCCGTTTCAAGTATCTGCTCGAGCAAGGGCAGACCGGATTGTCAATTGCGTTTGATATGCCCACGTTGTACGGGCGTGACACGGATCATCCGCTGGTTGAGGGTGAATTTGGCAAGTGTGGGGTGGCTGTCTCGTCACTGGCCGATATGGAGATTTTGCTGGCCGATCTGCCGCTGGATCAGGTCAGCACCTCAATGACCATCAATTCGCCGGCGGCGATGATTTGGGCCATGTATCTGGTGGTGGCCGAAAAGCGCGGCATTCCGTGGAGCCAGTTGCGGGGTACGATTCAGAACGATATTCTGAAGGAGTACATTGCCCAGAACGAATACATTTTCCCACCTGAACCGAGTATGCGGCTGGTGGTCGATACCATCGAATTTGCCGCTCGCCACGTACCACAATGGAACCCGATTAGCGTGAGTGGGTATCACATCCGCGAGGCTGGTAGCACTGCTGTGCAAGAGCTGGCGTTTACGCTGGCCGATGGCTTTGCCTATGTCGAAGCGGCGCTGGAGCGGGGTCTCGATATTGATGAATTTGCCCCCCGGATCAGCTTCTTCTTCAATGCCCACAATGACTTCTTCGAGGAGATTGCCAAGTATCGCGCTGCCCGGCGCATTTGGGCGCGGGCGATGCGTGAACGCTACGGTGCGAAGAATGAGCGCTCGTGGTGGCTGCGCTTCCACACCCAAACCGCCGGCTGCTCGCTCACTGCCCAGCAACCTGAGATCAACATCGTCCGCACGGCGATCCAGGCGCTGGCAGCCGTGCTCGGTGGCACACAGAGCCTGCATACCAACTCGATGGACGAGGCGCTGGCGTTGCCGTCGGAAAAGGCGGTAACGATTGCTCTGCGCACGCAGCAGATTATTGCCTACGAGAGTGGTGTTGCCAACACGGTTGATCCACTCGGCGGTAGCTATTTCGTCGAAGCGTTAACCGACCGCATGGAGCGTGAAGCTCAGCAGATCTTTGACGCGATCAATGCCCAGGGTGGGGTGATTGCAGCGATCCGCAACGGCTACTATCACCGCGAGATTGCCGATGCTGCCTATCGCTATCAGCAAGAGATCGACCGTGGGGAGCGCATTATTGTGGGAGTGAATGCGTTCCAGGATGATGAGCCGCTGACGATTCCGATCTTGCAGATGGATCCGGAGGGCGAGAAGCGTCATCTGGAGCGACTGAATAGGGTGCGGCGTGAGCGCGATCAGGCGCTGGTCGCTCGCCGGCTGGCAGAGTTGCGCGCCGCCGCTCAGGGGAACGAGAACATGATGCCGGCAATCCTCGACTGTGTACGGGCGTATTGTACACTCGGCGAGATGTGTGATGTGCTGCGTGAAGTGTTCGGGGTCTATCAGCAAGACTCGGTGATCGTGTAG
- the cysS gene encoding cysteine--tRNA ligase, whose amino-acid sequence MTIQLYNTLSRRLEPLETIEPGVVRMYVCGVTPYDEAHIGHAMSAIVFDVIRRYLEFRGYEVRHIVNFTDIDDKVIARANALGQDPLTLSGQYAAEFLAQLQAMNVLPATAYPRVSTTMPAIIAFVQGLIERGYAYVVDGDVYFRVRRDEDYGKLSGRSLDEMLSGTRFEVDPRKESPADFALWKAARPGEPSWESPWGPGRPGWHIECSAMAMEHLGPQIDIHGGGTDLIFPHHENEIAQSESLTGQCFARYWVHNGMLQLVNPQTRQVEKMSKSLGNVVTIADFLSRYDADVFRLIVLSSSYRSPLTYNDEVAADNQRKLERLLSALAPATGTVHEGPAVTALREAAALARERFITAMDNDFNSPAALAALFDLVRAINAARDAGLDNDALAIGQQTLRELAGVLGLRLQPRQRTTGAEATPFIELLIEVRSELRKAKQYALADMVRNRLSDLGVTLEDGPQGTRWKWER is encoded by the coding sequence ATGACGATTCAACTCTACAATACCCTGAGCCGCCGCCTCGAACCGCTGGAGACGATTGAACCCGGCGTGGTACGGATGTATGTCTGTGGCGTGACTCCCTACGACGAAGCCCATATCGGGCACGCAATGTCGGCCATCGTCTTCGATGTCATCCGGCGCTATCTTGAATTTCGCGGCTACGAAGTGCGGCATATCGTCAATTTTACCGATATTGATGACAAGGTGATCGCCCGTGCCAATGCGCTCGGTCAAGACCCCCTGACGTTGTCGGGGCAGTATGCCGCCGAGTTCCTCGCCCAGTTGCAGGCTATGAATGTCTTGCCGGCAACCGCCTATCCACGAGTATCAACCACGATGCCGGCGATTATCGCCTTTGTGCAGGGCTTGATCGAGCGCGGCTATGCCTATGTCGTTGATGGCGATGTCTATTTCCGTGTTCGCCGCGACGAAGACTACGGCAAGCTCTCTGGACGTTCGCTCGATGAGATGTTGAGCGGAACCCGCTTCGAGGTCGATCCACGTAAGGAGTCGCCGGCTGATTTCGCGCTCTGGAAAGCCGCTCGCCCCGGCGAACCGTCCTGGGAGAGTCCGTGGGGGCCGGGCCGGCCTGGCTGGCATATCGAGTGCTCGGCGATGGCGATGGAACACCTCGGCCCACAGATCGACATTCACGGTGGCGGCACCGACCTGATCTTCCCGCATCACGAAAACGAGATTGCCCAAAGCGAGAGTTTGACCGGGCAGTGCTTTGCCCGCTATTGGGTACACAATGGCATGCTGCAACTGGTCAATCCGCAGACGCGCCAGGTCGAAAAGATGTCGAAGTCGTTGGGCAATGTAGTGACGATTGCCGATTTTCTGAGCCGCTACGACGCCGATGTCTTCCGTTTGATCGTGTTGAGCAGCTCGTACCGCAGCCCGCTGACCTACAACGACGAGGTTGCCGCCGATAATCAACGCAAACTCGAGCGCTTGCTCTCGGCCCTGGCACCGGCCACCGGGACGGTACACGAAGGGCCGGCAGTGACTGCCCTGCGCGAGGCGGCAGCACTTGCCCGTGAACGCTTCATCACGGCAATGGACAATGATTTCAACAGCCCGGCAGCCCTCGCTGCCCTGTTCGACCTGGTACGGGCCATCAATGCAGCACGCGACGCCGGTCTCGATAACGATGCGCTGGCAATTGGGCAGCAGACCCTGCGAGAGCTGGCCGGTGTGCTCGGTCTGCGCTTGCAACCACGGCAACGCACAACCGGTGCCGAAGCCACTCCGTTCATCGAGTTGTTGATCGAGGTGCGGAGCGAGTTGCGTAAGGCAAAACAGTACGCCCTGGCCGATATGGTGCGCAACCGGTTGAGCGATCTGGGTGTCACGCTTGAGGATGGCCCGCAGGGCACGCGATGGAAGTGGGAGAGGTGA
- a CDS encoding ComF family protein — MYHATPAMFNRVLNWLFPDRCAGCRQLTGDLFCAACRKRLRPFPPFPPPAGLDRAWVAFRYEGALVSAIHQLKYGRRRRVAHALGDLLAAAAGPLVADALIAVPLHRDRLRERGFNQAAELAGRLRQAGGPPLIEGLVRIRSTQRQARLAANARAANVAGAFAWNRPTPPPPHLILVDDVFTTGATLAACAAALRAAGAQSVGAIALARSLIDDSVVQ; from the coding sequence ATGTATCACGCTACGCCAGCTATGTTCAACCGTGTACTGAACTGGCTCTTTCCCGACCGTTGTGCCGGTTGCCGGCAGTTGACCGGCGATCTTTTCTGTGCCGCCTGCCGTAAGCGACTACGGCCTTTCCCGCCCTTTCCGCCGCCTGCTGGCCTCGACAGGGCCTGGGTGGCGTTTCGGTATGAAGGTGCGCTGGTCTCAGCTATTCACCAGCTCAAGTATGGTCGACGACGCCGGGTAGCCCATGCCCTGGGCGATCTGCTGGCTGCGGCTGCCGGGCCATTGGTGGCTGATGCGCTGATTGCGGTGCCATTGCACCGTGACCGATTGCGTGAACGTGGTTTCAATCAGGCTGCCGAGCTTGCAGGCCGGCTTCGGCAAGCCGGTGGGCCGCCATTGATTGAGGGGCTGGTGCGGATACGCTCTACCCAACGCCAGGCCAGGCTGGCGGCCAATGCCCGCGCTGCAAACGTTGCCGGAGCTTTCGCCTGGAACCGACCAACTCCCCCACCACCACATCTGATTCTGGTTGATGATGTCTTTACCACCGGGGCGACCCTGGCAGCCTGCGCGGCTGCTCTGCGTGCAGCCGGGGCACAATCGGTTGGGGCGATTGCGCTGGCGCGTTCGCTGATTGACGACTCCGTTGTACAATAG
- a CDS encoding DUF2256 domain-containing protein, which yields MARTKLTNATIHTPKRKGQLPTKICAVCGRPFEWRKKWARCWDEVRYCSERCRRESRRSQA from the coding sequence ATGGCTAGAACAAAATTGACCAACGCTACGATCCATACGCCAAAGCGTAAAGGGCAACTACCAACCAAAATCTGCGCCGTTTGCGGACGACCGTTTGAATGGCGCAAAAAGTGGGCACGCTGCTGGGACGAGGTACGTTACTGTTCAGAGCGCTGCCGGCGCGAGAGTCGCCGTTCACAGGCATGA
- a CDS encoding S41 family peptidase → MERVWAIIGKIVQWLAVVTVAFLGGWITGRIVGVSPIDVFITGVSNADARLLTPGDRRQYAAVFWDVWDLVEGNFYRPESIDRQRMIYGAIRGMLATLDDPYTFFQEPEEAQQNRESMEGRYEGIGAYLRVEDGMIVIDRPIPNSPAAQAGLQPGDIILAVDDQELAELIAGLNENDASARAVSLIRGPAGSVVRLTLRRPAEDRVFTVAITRAAIPLITVNSTMLPNGIAYIQITEFKATTTELLDAAIAELRPQQPRAIVLDLRNNSGGFLTTAQEVLGRFYDGIALYEEERSGVKKELRTITAVPDRRLYDIPMVVLVNGGSASAAEVVAGALRDQRPNTVLLGERTFGKGSVQNIYTLRDGSSVRITIARWLTPAGEAINGVGITPQHVVPASNEATYPVPCVPDRPADTSCADAQLYWALQLLENGTAPPPPAETETAP, encoded by the coding sequence ATGGAACGGGTGTGGGCAATTATCGGCAAAATCGTGCAATGGCTGGCTGTCGTGACCGTGGCGTTTCTCGGCGGGTGGATTACCGGCCGTATCGTCGGCGTCTCGCCGATTGATGTCTTTATTACCGGCGTTTCCAATGCTGACGCCCGCCTGCTGACCCCCGGTGACCGCCGGCAATACGCTGCCGTGTTCTGGGATGTATGGGACCTGGTGGAAGGCAATTTCTACCGTCCTGAGAGTATTGATCGGCAGCGCATGATCTACGGTGCCATCCGTGGCATGCTGGCCACCCTCGACGATCCCTACACCTTCTTCCAGGAGCCAGAGGAGGCACAGCAGAATCGCGAGTCAATGGAAGGCCGTTACGAAGGGATCGGTGCCTACCTGCGGGTCGAGGATGGGATGATTGTGATTGACCGCCCCATCCCCAACTCGCCGGCAGCACAGGCCGGCCTGCAACCGGGTGACATTATCCTGGCCGTCGATGATCAGGAACTGGCTGAACTGATCGCTGGCCTGAACGAGAACGACGCCAGTGCCCGTGCCGTCAGCCTGATCCGTGGCCCGGCCGGATCCGTCGTTCGCCTGACCCTGCGTCGCCCGGCAGAGGATCGCGTCTTTACCGTTGCCATTACTCGTGCCGCCATCCCGTTGATCACCGTTAACAGCACCATGCTGCCGAATGGCATTGCCTACATCCAGATCACCGAATTCAAAGCCACCACCACCGAGTTGCTTGATGCCGCAATTGCCGAACTGCGGCCGCAACAGCCACGCGCCATTGTGCTTGATCTGAGAAACAATTCCGGCGGCTTTTTAACCACTGCGCAAGAAGTCCTGGGTCGTTTTTACGACGGCATCGCCCTTTACGAAGAGGAACGAAGCGGGGTCAAAAAGGAGCTGCGTACTATCACTGCCGTACCCGACCGCCGGCTCTACGACATACCAATGGTTGTCCTGGTGAATGGTGGATCGGCCAGTGCGGCCGAGGTCGTGGCCGGCGCCTTACGCGATCAACGGCCCAACACCGTACTGCTCGGTGAGCGCACCTTCGGCAAGGGATCGGTGCAAAACATCTACACGTTACGCGACGGGAGTAGTGTACGCATCACCATTGCCCGCTGGTTAACCCCTGCTGGCGAAGCCATTAACGGTGTCGGCATTACCCCCCAGCACGTGGTACCGGCCTCGAATGAGGCGACTTACCCTGTCCCCTGCGTCCCTGATCGTCCCGCCGATACGAGCTGTGCTGATGCTCAACTCTACTGGGCTTTACAGTTATTAGAGAACGGAACCGCACCACCACCGCCGGCAGAAACAGAAACGGCCCCCTAA
- a CDS encoding 50S ribosomal protein L11 methyltransferase: MQTTSWLEIAVEVDPEAVETVSEILARYGYNGGVVVEQSWIAGDEGPEFQYDPNRPVWLRTYLPLDAQAEETRQQIEHALWHVHQIRPLGPIQTRTLAEEDWANAWKQFYPVLRVGERTVIVPSWLEYQPQPNDVVLLLDPGMAFGTGLHPTTRLCLHLLERLVQPGQQVLDLGTGSGILAIAAAKLGAGQVLALDNDPIAVRVAHENVERNQVQDLVTVAEGSLGAGQAMGHWLSGDFGPETPDPTLHDNTPQATFDLIAANLIAKVLVLLAPDLATALKPGGLLISSGIIDVKEAEVVAAFAAVGLQQIERHVEGEWVALVHRRPQ; the protein is encoded by the coding sequence ATGCAAACAACATCCTGGCTCGAAATTGCAGTTGAAGTTGACCCGGAAGCCGTGGAAACGGTGTCCGAAATCCTGGCCCGTTACGGCTACAATGGTGGTGTCGTGGTCGAGCAGAGCTGGATCGCTGGCGATGAAGGGCCAGAATTCCAGTACGATCCCAACCGACCGGTCTGGTTGCGTACCTATCTGCCACTCGACGCGCAGGCCGAAGAGACCCGTCAGCAGATCGAACATGCCCTCTGGCACGTCCACCAGATTCGCCCGCTCGGCCCGATCCAGACTCGCACACTGGCCGAAGAAGACTGGGCGAACGCCTGGAAGCAGTTTTACCCGGTGCTGCGCGTTGGCGAGCGCACGGTGATTGTGCCGTCGTGGCTGGAATATCAGCCGCAGCCGAACGATGTTGTCCTGCTGCTCGATCCGGGGATGGCGTTTGGTACCGGCCTCCACCCAACCACCCGTCTCTGCCTGCACCTGCTCGAACGGCTGGTGCAACCCGGACAACAGGTGCTCGATCTCGGCACCGGCTCTGGGATTCTGGCGATTGCTGCGGCAAAACTCGGTGCGGGTCAGGTACTGGCACTCGATAACGATCCGATAGCGGTACGGGTCGCGCACGAAAATGTTGAGCGCAATCAGGTGCAAGACCTGGTGACGGTAGCCGAAGGCAGCCTGGGCGCCGGGCAGGCGATGGGGCACTGGCTGTCTGGCGATTTTGGGCCGGAAACACCCGATCCCACCCTGCACGACAACACGCCCCAGGCCACCTTCGATCTGATCGCGGCCAATCTGATCGCGAAAGTCCTGGTGCTGCTGGCGCCTGATCTGGCGACAGCTCTCAAACCCGGTGGTCTACTGATTAGTAGTGGTATCATTGATGTCAAAGAGGCAGAGGTCGTAGCGGCCTTCGCCGCAGTCGGTCTGCAACAGATCGAACGCCATGTTGAGGGTGAGTGGGTGGCTCTGGTTCACCGTCGCCCACAATAG
- a CDS encoding DUF1294 domain-containing protein: protein MAKRHKGKIVVWKDDKGYGFIESANGRDRVFFHIRHLADRQRRPELNTSVTYALGNDDKGRVQAIDVRFGNEPVSFVVVTLLVSGSFFAALALITFIGGISPLLLILYALFSSITFIAYEFDKINARQGRRRISERSLHLLELLGGWPGALVAQWYLSHKNRKASYQRVFWLVVFVNLGVLFWYCYQVLT, encoded by the coding sequence ATGGCAAAGCGCCACAAAGGTAAAATCGTTGTCTGGAAAGACGATAAAGGGTATGGATTTATTGAGTCTGCCAATGGTCGCGATAGAGTCTTCTTTCATATCCGTCATCTCGCTGATCGGCAACGGCGTCCAGAACTCAATACTTCCGTTACCTATGCCCTTGGCAACGACGACAAGGGCAGAGTGCAGGCTATCGATGTCCGCTTCGGTAATGAGCCGGTTTCATTCGTTGTGGTTACCTTGCTGGTAAGTGGTAGTTTCTTCGCTGCCCTGGCTCTCATCACCTTCATCGGTGGTATCTCGCCACTGCTACTGATTCTGTATGCACTTTTCAGCAGTATCACCTTCATCGCCTATGAGTTCGACAAAATCAACGCCCGCCAGGGCCGACGCCGCATCTCCGAACGCAGTCTGCACCTGCTTGAACTGCTCGGTGGCTGGCCCGGCGCACTGGTTGCGCAGTGGTATCTTTCGCACAAGAATCGAAAGGCGTCGTATCAACGGGTATTCTGGCTGGTAGTATTTGTCAATCTGGGTGTTTTGTTCTGGTATTGCTATCAGGTGCTCACATGA
- a CDS encoding type I phosphomannose isomerase catalytic subunit: protein MQTLYPILCEPRLVEPLWGGQRLAPWLDLPHPHPERLGEIWLVFDSNRVSNGPLAGTTIADLARAYGTALVGSRPFARYGADLPLLAKFIDAADRLSVQVHPDDEYAHTFEAHTGFHGKTEAWYILAAEPGATVTLGTSTVLERETLARAIADGTVETLLAQRPVQSGDLIFVPAGTIHAINAGIMLFEIQQKSDLTYRLYDYNRRDARTGQLRPLHIEQALAVSRLEPAHTARLRPLPLDAQRELLVACSSFALERWRVQGEVAAKTDPASLEILTVIGGTAQLTWQQLTLDLPRGTAVLLPATLGAYRLLADDATLLRSYIPDIPALISTLGVSPGTGPIFP from the coding sequence ATGCAGACACTCTATCCAATTCTCTGTGAACCGCGCCTGGTTGAACCGCTCTGGGGTGGTCAACGACTGGCACCGTGGCTCGATCTGCCGCACCCCCATCCAGAACGGCTGGGTGAAATCTGGCTGGTCTTCGATAGCAATCGGGTCAGCAACGGCCCCCTGGCCGGCACAACGATTGCCGATCTGGCCCGTGCCTACGGCACCGCCCTGGTCGGTTCCCGACCGTTCGCCCGCTACGGTGCCGATCTACCGTTGCTGGCGAAATTCATTGATGCCGCCGACCGCCTCTCGGTACAGGTGCATCCCGACGATGAGTATGCCCATACGTTTGAGGCGCATACCGGCTTCCACGGCAAAACCGAAGCCTGGTACATTCTGGCTGCCGAACCGGGGGCAACGGTGACATTGGGCACGTCCACGGTGCTGGAACGTGAGACACTGGCGCGGGCAATCGCTGATGGTACCGTCGAAACCCTCCTGGCGCAGCGGCCGGTTCAGTCCGGCGACCTGATCTTCGTACCGGCGGGGACGATTCACGCCATCAACGCCGGGATTATGCTGTTTGAAATTCAGCAGAAATCGGATCTTACCTATCGCCTGTACGATTACAACCGCCGCGATGCCCGTACCGGTCAGCTCCGCCCGCTGCACATCGAGCAGGCGCTGGCGGTGAGTCGGCTGGAACCGGCGCACACTGCCCGGTTGCGTCCACTGCCGCTCGATGCACAACGCGAATTGCTGGTAGCCTGCTCATCATTTGCACTCGAACGCTGGCGCGTGCAGGGAGAAGTAGCGGCGAAGACCGACCCCGCTTCGCTTGAGATCCTCACCGTCATTGGCGGGACGGCACAGCTTACCTGGCAACAGCTTACCCTCGACCTGCCACGCGGAACGGCGGTCCTCTTGCCGGCAACCCTGGGAGCGTACCGACTTCTCGCCGATGATGCAACCCTGTTGCGTTCATATATTCCCGATATACCGGCGTTAATCAGCACACTTGGCGTATCACCGGGTACCGGTCCAATCTTCCCCTAA
- a CDS encoding 16S rRNA (uracil(1498)-N(3))-methyltransferase, with protein MVDDTLAIPNTRRFFVNPGWLRTDQVEIDDAAIIHQWERVLRLRAGDRVMLLDGQGLAAIVEITHIDRRRARGQVVARCQASGEPAVTFDLYLALIRPERFEWAIQKAVELGVYRIVPVTFARSLITGRIDEHRLARWQRIATEAAEQAGRGRLPVVAEPQSFAAALTRAHTADLAILLDEQATVHLRTVLPPQPSLRQIAIYSGPEGGIDPAERTAAHQHGIQSVSLGPRILRAETAPLVALAMLQYALQY; from the coding sequence ATGGTTGATGACACACTCGCAATTCCCAACACACGCCGCTTCTTCGTCAATCCTGGCTGGCTACGCACCGATCAGGTAGAGATTGATGATGCGGCCATCATTCATCAATGGGAGCGTGTCTTACGCCTCCGCGCCGGTGATCGGGTGATGCTGCTCGACGGACAGGGATTGGCGGCAATCGTTGAGATCACTCACATTGATCGGCGACGCGCTCGCGGTCAGGTAGTGGCTCGCTGCCAGGCTTCCGGCGAGCCGGCTGTGACCTTTGATCTCTATCTGGCCCTCATCCGTCCTGAGCGCTTCGAGTGGGCAATCCAGAAAGCTGTTGAGCTAGGGGTATACCGGATTGTACCGGTGACCTTCGCCCGTTCGCTCATCACCGGTCGGATTGACGAACATCGTCTGGCGCGCTGGCAACGCATTGCTACCGAAGCAGCCGAGCAGGCCGGACGCGGACGATTGCCGGTTGTCGCTGAACCGCAGTCGTTCGCGGCGGCACTGACCAGAGCGCATACCGCCGACCTGGCTATTCTGCTCGATGAACAGGCAACGGTGCATCTACGCACAGTGCTGCCGCCACAACCATCGTTACGCCAGATTGCCATTTATTCGGGACCCGAAGGTGGCATTGATCCCGCCGAACGAACGGCGGCGCATCAGCACGGCATTCAATCGGTGTCACTGGGACCACGCATTTTACGGGCCGAAACGGCACCGCTGGTAGCACTGGCCATGCTTCAATATGCACTTCAATACTAG